In the genome of Arthrobacter sp. PAMC25284, the window TAAGTCCACTGGCTTTGCACCACTGACTCAGCCAATCTGTCACCTAGGGGATCAATCAGTCCGTGCCAGGGCCATTAAGAAATGAGTCTCGCCAGTGAGCGGACCGCGTTTGTGAACTGCTCGAAACTCAACCGAATGTGCCCGTTTTGCAGGCCACGGGTGGTACGGATGAGCTCGTTTGCTTTGAGCCCAAGCAATTCATCTGGGACAAAGCGTGGCTTGGTGCGGCTCACCCATGGCCAGCGATCCGCCTCATGACCTCGCTCTTCGACGTAATCCTCGGGCAGCTCTTCCGGCTCTGAGGTCACTTCTACGACGGCGTAGCAATCCCTGTTTTGAGCGCAAATCAGGACCAGGTCCCTAGGCTTAATGCTTGGACGCCCCTTGCCTTTTCCTTTTTGGGGGCTGCCGAAAAACCACTCGCTGCGCCACTGCTCCAATGCCGGGGCGCCGTACTCGGCCTTCAACCAAAGGGTACGTTCACCATCACGAGCGTCCAACAAAAGTTGCTCCACAAGGGCCAGCCCGGAAACAGTGTCCGTACCAGCTGCGGAAGGTCTTGCTGCCCGCGTCAGCTGCTGTGCCTGTGCGTGAAGCTCAGTGAGGTCGTCCGCGGTGATTTCGCGACTCGGCCAACTCTCCATGGCAACCTTGGCGGATTCGACCTGGGGCCGCCCCCAACTCGACACCCAGCTCCACGTTCGGCGCTGCTGAGCTACCCAGTCCGGCGCCGGTCAGGTTTGCTGATCCTAGGAAGCCCCGCCCACCGACAACAAACGTCTTGGCATGCAATCTGTCTACATGACTAAGGTGGACACCACCATGCATGAGTGCCGTCAAGCCATCTGTCCGCAAAAACCCGTTAGCCACGGCGCTGGGGTCTAGGCACGTAAAGAGCTGCCACTTGTACTCCGATCGGCAGGCGACCTGCGCCAACTTCCTGCAGACATCGTAGGACAGGTAGGGACTAGCCAGTAGGACATCTCCGTCGACACGTTCGATGGCTTCATATAGCCAATCAGCAGCTTTCGTGTGAACTGCATCATTAATCACGATGATGACCATACTTTGACGCATCTTTAGGGCAGCCATCGCCACGCCACGCCCTGCACCACATTATCCGCCGCGCTACCGCCCGTAATCGGAAACCGACCGCGCTTGGTCGTGGGCTTGCTCCGCTCGGCACTTGCCCGTTCTCCAAAACCAAGGTCGGATGGCATCCGCGGCAGGACCAAAAACTAAACACGTAAAAAAGTTGCCTCACAGCAAATGATGCAACCATGAGTTCGTGAACAACTCCGCAAATCTGAACTTGGAAGCCTCGTCTTCGGCGTTCCCACCAAATTGGTCGACGATGATTCCGGATCTCATAGTGGCGCTAGTCACTGGTGTTGCAGTAGGTGTAGCGATTCTGATCGTTGAACGGATGTCAGCATCAAAGGCGGAAGAGCGAAAACTCGAGCAACTAGGTACGAGACTTGTGCATCCTCTACTTCTGGTACTCCAGAGACCTGTGTACTTTCCCAGATATGACCGCATCGGTGACCTTCAGAAAAAGCAACGTGAAGCCTTGAAGATTCTTGAAGACCCGGACCTGGACGATTGGCACGAGACGAGTCCTACTCCCCTCACCAAGGCCCTTGTGAAGTATCGCAATGCTCTCAGGGATCAGCGGCATGATCGAGAGGACTTGGCTCAAAGCATTAGAGACTGGGAGCGCATTCACGGCAAGGAACCTAATATTGTGGACTACTCAGAGGCTTGTCTGCTCGACGCGCATGAACAAGCACTTCGGGACCTTTTCCCCGACAAAGCCGAACGTCAGCGTCTTGCGATTGAGTTTCAGAAAGTTCGAGAACACGGCCATGTGAAGTTACATGCGAGGGCCTTCCGGGGTGCCCTCGCTCGCTCAGAGAGAGCGCAGCGGGACGCGCATAACGAATTAGTTGCACGGATAAAAGAAACCGCTTCCACTGCACCGCGGCGTGGCCGATAATCAAACCCCTGAACCTCCCCCTTCACGCGCGAACATAGCGTGCCGTTGTAAGAGATGACAGACAACGTGCCGGCCCGGGGTGCGCCCTCCCGTGTCGCAGCCGTTGGGGAGCAGCCAGCGGCTGACCCGGTATCTCAAACCCGGCACGGTTCACAGCGCTTGCGGTGTAGGAGAACATAGCCAGAGCCTACGCTCCCGGCTCGGACAACGCGCGAAATGAGACACCGGCTAAACCTTCGCAGAACGTGCGCGGAATTACAGTGGGTAGGGTCCTGGCAAGTCTGAGAGCCTCTCGGTGAGAGCCCAAAACTCAGACCATGTCGGGCAACCAATCTCTGGGTCAGGTCAACGAGTCAACAAAACCGGGGCAGTTCCCTGCGGCGCCCTGTATGTTCAGTCCGGAGTTTCCTTGAGGACATAGCGGACGACAATAGGAAACAGACTTAGGGGACACTTTGACCCCCTCCGCCGTGTGAGCGTATCTGTCAGTAAGTGACTGTGTCCTGACCTAGAGTTTGCGAGACTCTACGACACGGGTGGAGATGATGGCTCGGGAACCCGGCGGATGCGCCCTTACCTAGCGCGCGATGGCGGTTCTGGCTGCGGACCTGCAGCAACTCGGGTCCGCGTGACGTACGCGCGGTACTTGACGTACGTGGAATAATTGTGGATATGAACACTCCGACTCGCGACCGCCACTCAATTGGTTTCACCGCGGCCCGCAACCAGCTGAAGTCCATTCTGGATACCAGCGACAAGGGCGGGCTCACCCTCGTGTGCCGCGGCTCCGGGTCGGCTGCCGTAGTGAACAGTGAAATGTTCCGCACCTTCCTCATCTCAACGGTGCGCCCCGAGGTCCGGGTCGTGCATGAGGACGGGGCGTGGGCAGCATTCATGCCAGGTCTGCCGTTCGCGGCCGAGGGCACCACCCTTGACGAAGCCGTGACGGACCTCATCGATGCCCTGCGGGACTACGCGGACGACTGGCAGGACCACCTGCATACGGCATCGAACCACATCGGGAACTGGCCGCTGGTGCAGCTCATTGCCGCCTCCTCGGATGAGCAGCTCACCGACTGGCTCACCGGCGCGGCCACATGAGTGCCGGATCCCCCCGAGGCACCAGGGACGACCATGAGAGGTTCTGTACCCACGAAGACTGGAAGGTAGTGAAGAACGCCCGCGGCAAAGCGGTCACGCACCACGCCACCTACGAACTGGTGCTCCACGACGGGCGGACTCTACGCACACGCATCTCCCGGCCCGTGGACCGGACCACCTACGGTCCGTCCATCTGGGGTGCGATCCTAAAAGATCAGCTGGAAGTGACCGGCGACCAGTTCTGGGCGTGTGTGAACCACAATCAGCTTCCCGACCGGGGGGCACCGGAGATGCCGGATGAGGCGCTGCCGTTGCAACTGGTCCACCAACTAATCCACACGGTCGGGATTCCGGAAGCTCGCGTTGGTGCGATGTCCAAGGAAGAAGCAATCGAATCACTGACAACTTACTGGTCGACCTGGCGGCCGAAAGGCTGAACCGGCAACTCATTCTGCATTTGACAGGAGCCAGCGCCTTCCGGCGTGGGAGTGGTCTAGGACCACGTGTCGACTAGGACGATTTGTGCCAGATGTGGCTCAATTTCCCATTGTGGATCTATGTGCCAGATATGACGCATGGCCCGCGCCGATGGCACGTCCCTGAAATCACCAGCATCTAGAGCCCTGTCTGGCTGACCCCGTACTGGGCCTGCTCCGGGGTGTAGCCCTCATAGATGAGCTGATCGATCAGCCCGGCCCGCGAGAAGCCCATCATGTCGAGGTAGTTCTTGGCGGCCTTGGCAGCCTGCGCGTTCCAGTCGACCGTTACCCGGTCCACCGCCCAGGTCGCGTCCACGGTCGAGTATTTCTCGTACTCCAGCTGCTGGATCAGCCCGGGCCGGGAGAAGGGCATGACGTTGAGGTAGTTTCGTGCGGAGCGGAGGGCGCTCTGCTGGCTGACCGTCCCCGCGGCCGCCTTGGCAGCAGCCTCGGCCTCGGCCTTAGCTTTCGCAGCTGCCTCCGCCTCGGCGGCAGCTTGTGCCGCTGCGGCTGCATCTGCTTCGGCTTTAGCTTTCGCTGCGGCTTCCGCGTCAGCCTTTGCCTTGGCGGAAGCTTCGGCGTCGGCACTGGCTTTCGCGGCGGCTGATGCGGAGGCGCTGGCCCTTGTCGCGGCATCGGCTGCGGAGGAGCGGGGGGACGCGGACGCAGTGGATGATGACGTCCCGGCCGCGGTCGCCGTTTCCGTTGCGGGGGACGAGCAGCCCGCGAGCAGCAGCATCGTGCAGGTCATCAGGGCAATCTTCTTCATCAACAATCCCCCAGCTAGTTGTCAGCAGACACCGGCACGGTTCCGTGGCGCCCGGTCACACGCAGCGCCAAACCCCGCGCGAGTGTGAACACTTTACGCGCCACGAATTCTTCGTCATAGGGCCGCGCCGACGAAACAACGGAAGATTTTGCACCGTAGCCTGGTGTGCTCGACTCTAATGGCCCCTAGACTCGCGCCATGGACACCAGCACTCCGGATTTTGCCGAACTCCGAGAGGCCATCACCCGGCTCCTGAGCGCGTACGACCTGTCCGGCGTCATGGAGCACGGTGCGCCGGCCGACGAATACGACCCCGAGATGGAAGACCTTGCCCGGTTCATGGCTGCCGGCGGGACCGTCACCCCGGACGTCGTCGCCACGGTCTGGCACAAATGGTTCGGCAACCCCGCCGAGGCCCGCCCGGAGCCCACCCCCGCGATGGCAGCCCTGGCCGCGGACCTGCAGGGCATTGAACGAAGCACGGATTGGCCGGCGCCAGGAAATGGGCCGAAGGTCGTCTAGTAGTGGTGGCGTGCGGCGATAATGACGAGCTGGTCCGGTTCGGCGGCATAGACGAGACGGTGCTCATCGTTGATTCGCCGTGACCAGTATCCGGAAAGCTGATGCTTGAGCGCCTCCGGCTTACCGATGCCATCGAAGGGGTCGCGCTGACGGTTCAATAAACGCTGTCCTGCCACGCCTTGTCGGTGAAGAGGATGTTCATTCAGCCAGTTCTCGCACCGTGGCGGTCCCCGCGCGGTGCTGGGCGATGCTTTCGAGCAGGTGGGCTGCATTCGCGGGAGTCCGCAAAAGGTAGGCCGTTTCCTCCAGCGCTTCGTAATCGGCCAGCGACATCAGAACGGCGCTGCCCTTCTTGGACACAATTTCGATGGCTGTGTGGTCGGCATTGACCTGCTCAATGAGCGGGAACAGTTCGGCCCTGGCTTTTGAGGCGGTGATCGCCACGATAACTCCTCGGTTGGTACAACATATCGTACTGCTCTATTTTGGACGTTCATCAGGCCCGGCACCGGCGAGGTTCACGGGCGTCATCTGCGCTGAGCTGCGCGGGGACAGCAGCTCGGCCAGCATGGCGCTCAGCGCTGCGGGAATCAGGAAGAGTCCGGCCAGGTGGGCGTAGAGCCCGTCCGGCATCCCCAGGGACAGGCCTCCCACCACGACGGCGGGCAGGACGGTCAGGACCGACACCCGGAGCCGGCACCCTGTCGGGCGTTGAGTTTCTCGGTGAGCCAGCCCAGCTGCTGCCCGATGCCGAGGCCTTCCATCGGCACCTCGGAAGGCCATGGGCTGCCGTGCAGCACAGTCCGGTACTGCTCCCCCGCCAGGGCAATGAGGGTGACCTCCCCGGCGCCGGCGAGCTCGAGTGCGAGCTGTTCCCGGACCCGGGCTGCCCAGGCGTGGATTGGCGGGGACGAGGCGTGGTTCGTTCCGAGCCGCATGTCGTAGGGCTCAATGACGGTGTCAGGGTGGATGAGCCCGTGCCTGGCGGAAAGCACGTACCAGCGGTCGCACGTGGCCTCGGCGTACGCGGAGGCTTTCTTGAACAGCTGGGAGACGTATAGCTCCCGGGCCGGGGCCGGGCGGGTCAGCTTCTGCGAGGCGCAGCCGACCAGGCCGACGGTAAGGATTGTGCCGCTCACGGGTGCCTCGTGTCCGGAACGGCGGCGCCGGTGACAAGCAGGTCCCCGACCTGGCAGTACAGGGCCTCGGCCACTGGCCAGCTAACCGCAGGTTATTGTCAGCGAACTCCCTGCCTCGGTACACTGGCGCGCGCTGGGGCATACACAGAACCAAGTCCACCAGCCTACGGGCTTTGCCAGTCGAGGAAGCGAACCATGTCGTTGACCGTGTTGTTCCGCCCTGCCACCGAACCGTCACCGGAAGCTGACCGCCCGCCGCTGCGACCCTCCGGCGCCCTGCCCGGAAACCCCCTTGCCCGGATCCTCGCCGTCCTGTCCGTGGCCTGCGGGCTGCTCCTGGGCGGCGTGACCGCAGCCAACGCCGCCGTCTGCCTCACCTGCGACAACACTCCTCCGCCAACCTGCCCCGTCTGCAATCCGGAACCGCCCGGCTCCGGGCCGGTGAAGGACAAGGACAAAGACGACCGGGACCACAAGAAAGCCAACAAGAAATACGATCGGGACGACGACCGGGACCACAAGAAGACCAGCAAGAAATACGATCGGGACGACGACCGGGACCACAAGAAAGCCAACAAGAAATACGATCGGGATGACGATTAGAAGGACCGGAACAGGCCAAGTGCGGCCACCCAGCCACCAACTAACGGGCCTCGTTCGGCTGAGTGGTGCCTGGTCTCGCTGACGGGACCCGAGGCCTGTCAGCTTGTCGTTCCGCGGAACTGGCGCCGGGCGGCCGCCACTCCTTCCGCGCCGTGCAGCTGATCCCAGGGAATTTTGGGGGCGGACTCTTTGACCGGAACGGCCGGCGGTTCGACCCTCACGGTCGGCACGATCATCAGCGCTGGTGGCTGTTTCCCCGTTTTGGGGCGGCGGGCCGGCAAGCTGGCCGGGTCGGGGGCGCTGATGAGCGACCACTTCTCCGGGACGATCCTCGAGATGAAAAACTGGCCGATGACTTCCCTGCATCCCGGGCACACGAAGGTGCTGGATTCTTCGGCACGGGATTTGATCATCCGCCTCTCGATCCGGGCCTTGCCGATACCGGCGCCGGAGGCGGCCAGCCACCGGTCAACGCCTTTGTGGACTTCGGGATGGTTCTCGAACCGCTTAGGACCTACCTTGTCCCTGATCTCAAGCTCCGGGACCGGATCGCCACTGCGCCGGGTCTGCGCGGTCCAGAGCAGCATCGGGGCCGGGCATTTCCAGCAGCCGGTCGCGGTCGCCCACACGTACGGGCCATCCCCGGACTGGACCAGATGGTCTCCGAAAGCCTGGGCGGGCGGCCTGCTGCGGGCGTTGAATTCCTTGATCGCCTTCTCCAGCTTCGCGAGCCGTTCCAGCCGGGTCCGCTCTTCGGTCTCGTACCTGGCCTGGTTACGGGCCTCCGCTGCGGCGCGGGCGTCGCGCTGCATCTGCGGGGACCCAAGCGTCCACCCCGGCCCGGACGTCAGCAGCGTCAGTAGGAACTGTGCCAGCGTCCCGCCGCCGGTGCGGAAATTCTTGGCAACCTCCCGTTCCAGTAGGTCCTCCGGGGTCTCCGGCAGGTCGGAGCTCTTCCCGAAGCCGGTGACGACCGCGGGCACCGTCGGCTGCGCCGGCCAGCCGTAATCGATCAGCCGGGGTACGAGCCAGACCGGGAACAGGCCGCTATCGAAATACCGCTGGCTCCGTTCGGCATACCGCTCCGGCGTCTGGGACGAGAGCTGTACCTCGAACGCCACCCCGCGCCGGCCGTCATCGGTGGCGGCCAGGACGTCGATGATCCACTCCCGCTCCGGGTGCGGGTACTCGATCACGGCATGCCAGCCGGGGACCGCGTTGATCCCGGCCGCCAGGGCCGTCTTCATGGCCAGATGCTGGGGCGACTCCCCGCCGTGGTCGGCTGAACAGCCAGACCCCGGGTAGTGGGCGAAAAACCGGGTCTCGGCACGGCTCTTCGCTACGGCCCTGATCCCGCACAACGGCATAACCAGCCGTACACGGTCCGGGGACGCTTTCAACGCCGTCCACGAGTCGGCAGTGTGGGCTGGAGCTTCAACCCGATTCCCGTCCAGCAACGCCACGAGCGGCATCCGTATCCCCCAATACGTCGATCTCGGCAGGTCATAAGTGCCGCCTGAAGAGATTCAACCACACCGCATCGGGCGCTCAGTAGCCCCGCCCAAGCCGCAGACGGCACCTTCTGGCGCTGGGAGGCCATCCACTGACCGATCTGCAGCTCTTGGCGTCGGCACAGCCGACAAGATGCAGGGCGGACAGTGGCGCGCGGTGGTCGCCATGGTCCCGTTCATCGGCTACACCTCGGCAGGCGCCCACCACCTCTCCGCTGGACGCCTGTGCGTCATGGCGAGCCGAGGGCTCCGCGGCAAGACGAGATTGACCGCCAGGAACTACCCGGCCGTCCTCGCTGCTGCGCTGGCGTGGCTGGCCGACGATCGCGGTCGACGCGTGGGAGCTCGGGGCTGAAGCCGGGTTATTGTCGTTCCTTCGCATGGTCAGCGGTCGTCGTGCAGGCGAGTGCCGTGCAACAGTCTGTGTGGCTGCCTTCACGGTAGTTGCTGCCCCATTCTTCTGCCGTGAGGATAAGGTAGCCACGGAAAAAATTGTGCAAGAGCAAGGTCACGGACTCCTGACGAGCAGACGCGTCGCCGCGGGAAACCTCGAATTTCTGGTGGGCTCCCAACGTGTGACGCGTGCCAACTGTGGCCGAAGCAGCACCCGTCAGGACCTGGTTGAGGCGGATGTCCTCCACGTGACCGGGTCGCTCGTCTTCGACGGTCTGTTTCCAAGCTTCGTAGGAGATGAAGGTAGGCAGTCCCAAGCCTGCTTGCTCGGCCATATTGAAGTCTGCGAGGCAAACGATGGCGTGCACTCGGCGGCAGTTGTTGTTCATGGTTGGTCCAATCAGTAGGCACTATTTTCGTGGTGTTGAGCGTTCCCTACCTATGTGTGCGGAGGCCGGAAAACCTCTCACCAAAATCCGCAAATGTAATCGGTCCCTGCCTATGGATTTGTTCTCGGTCCCGGAATCTGACTGCCTGCCTTGTGAGTGCCCATCTCCCCTTCGTGCAAGATGGGACGATGAGGGAAGAAATAATCTGCGGCGATTCCCGGGAAGTACTCCGCCGATTGGCGGACGAAGGTGTCCTAGGATCGGCGCGCCTGATCTATGCGGACCCACCCTTCAATACACGGCGCACCGACCGTGGACCATTTCGGGACCATAGATCAGATACGGATTGGGCCGATCTTCTGACAGATGTCGCGTCGGGTGCACAGCGTCTTCTGCAGGAGGACGGCAGTTTTTGGCTCCATACCAACGACCGGCAGTCGGGCCTGGCGCGCACGGTCTGCGATCAGGTGTTCGGGTCCCAGTCCTATCTGGGGTCGGTGGTGTGGGAGCGGACTCGTCGTCCGAGCTTCAGGGGCGGCCATCTCGCTTCGACTACAGACCAGATTCTGATCTACGCGAGGGACAGGAAGGCCTGCCGGCCATTCACCGCGGGAGTCTCGCAAGCGGGAAAGAGGATTCCCCTGGCACACCGTGGAAATCCGACCGTCACTATTGAATTTCCGGCAAACTCTGTCCAGTTCGGTTGCGCCGACGGCGCGTATGCCGCCGGGGAACATTCGTCGCCGGGAATCGTCGCCGCACTGCTGCAGGAGGTGACGATCGCGGGCGGACGAAATCTCACCCCGTTCCGATTCAGCCTTCCGAGCCGATATAGCCCGGCAAAGGTGGAGCAGCTTATCGACCAGGGTGTCGAGTGGATTGTGCCGAAGGTGCCCTTCAGGCCGTCCCATATTTCACCGGGCGGACGGCCGAAATTGGTGAACGGACTGTGGTCATGGCAGTTGGATGCTGAAATGCCGACGAATGAGGACGCTTACAAAGAGCAGCTTCGATTTGGGACACCCTTTCCGTTCGCCAAACCCGTCGGACTCATCGCGAGGATCATCGAGATCGCCACGGACCCAGGCGACCTGGTTGTCGACCCATTCGGCGGATCAGGGACTACGGCCGTGGCCGCCATTCAAAAATCGCGAAGCTTTATCGTCGTCGAAGAAGACCGGAACCTGATCGCCGGGTATATAGAGCCCCGTGTCAAGAGGGCGCGCGCGGCTTCTCGGTCCTGAGGAAGGCTCCGCCTGTTGGGTCGGCTGCCCCGGACCTTACCGCAGAAGCGACTCATTCGGGTCTCGATGCCCAGTCCACAGCGGAGTTGAAGCAGCCGCCAGCGCGCAAGTCCTTGCCGCCTGAGCTTCAGCCCGGCCCCGGTGCTGACATCCACCGCACCCGAAGGAAACTATGCTGACCTGCTTTCGTGAACGCACCGAAGTCCGGCACGCCACGCGCGGACGCCGCGTCTACGCATTCATCTCGGCCGCCGTTGTCCTGGGGTTCGCCGCCTGGGTCTTCAACGGCGGGGCGCAGCTCTGGGCCTTCTTTGCTGCCTTCGCCGTCGTGGCCGTCGCCGATGAGCTCCTGATCCGGAGCTGGATCCATGCCGATGCCCCCGCTGCGTCCCGGGCCGGGACCGCCGACGCCTGATCCTTTCCGCGCCGACGTCTGGTGGTGCGGTGTGATGGTCCGGCGGTAGCCGCAGCCCCGGAACCGAACCGAAAGCTGGCCGGACTGGAAATGGTTTGGCGGGTCAGCCGGAGGGGCATAGTTAAGAGGGCCTCGGGGCTGCGCCCCTCGCCCGAGAGGGGCATCGAGTTGTCCCTCGCCCCGTTTACCTTCTTGTTCTTCTCGATGTGTTTCTTCGTTGTGTTGCCCGCCTCGCGCGCTGCGCGCGCTCACCTTCCCGTTCTTCTTCTCGCCACCATGCCCGGCCTTCTTCTTGTTTCCCGTGCTTCACTGCGTTCCGCGTCCGCGCTGCGCGCGTCCTCCTCTTTGTCTCCTTCCCGCTCCCCGGCTTGTCGTTCTTCCTGGTTCCCTGCTTCCACTTCGCGGCAGCACCGTCTTGGCTTTCCGCGCTGCGCGCTCCCCCGCTCTTTGTCCTGCCACCCACGTCGTGGTGTTCTTCCCGGTTCCCGTCGTGGGCCGGATCTCTCTTCTGCTGTCTTTGGCCTCCGGCTTTGTCGGGGCTCCGCCCCTCCCCCTCGATGACCTCCGGCCGGTTGCTGGCCTCCGACGCTGCGCCTGCGGCGGGCGGTTTCCGTCTGGCTGGTCTTCTCGTATGGCTGATCGTTTCTCGCTGTGGTGTTCCTGTCGGGGCTGCGCCCCTTCTGTGTCTGTCTGGCTGGTCTTCGCGCTCAGCTGTCTATTTCTCTGGGGCTGCGCCCCGGTCCGTCTGGCCACCGGCTGTTCGTGTGTCTCGGACGTCTGCGCCTGCGGCGGGCGGTTTCCGTCCTGGTGTCCGTTTCGTGGAGCGGAGTGTTTCCCTTCGTGGTGTTCCTGTCGGGGCTGCGCCCCTTCGTCGTCTTGCTGTCCTTCTCGCTGGGCTGTGTGTTCCTCGAGGGCTGCGCCCCGGTCCGTGGTGGCTTCCGGCTGCTCTTTGTCTCCGACGCATGCGCCTGCGGCGGGCGGTTCCCGGACCGGTGTCCTCTGCGTGGTGCGTGATGATCCTCGTGGGGCTCCGCTCCCGTCACGGGACACGTCCTGTTCTCCCGGACGGGTGAACGTCACGGTTCACGGAACAACCGCCCTCGCTGCTGCGGCGCAGGACCACCCACCGGCCCGTGGCCACACGGGGAAACGATCCGTCCCACGCCGCGGTCAGCGGCCCGGAACAACGTTACGAAAAGACACCCAACCCTGCGTCGCAGACATCACCAGGCTTGAAGCCACCATCACGGCCGGACCACGACGGGCTGCCCGCCGCAGGCGCCCCTGCAGCGCAGCGGAAGGAACGGGAACGGGAGCACCGACAAACGCCATGGACGCAGTCCAGGAAGAGAAGGCCGGGCGGAGCCCCGGACACCCAGCCACAAAGACACCGGCACCAACACTGCAAGCCGGGTGGCACCTGCCGCCCGCCGCAGGCGCGTTGAAGATCCGCATCCGTAGCAGATGGAAGCCACCGGCCAAACGAGAGTAACGATGTCGAAGACACCCTCCAGGAGAAGCCGAGACGGTTGCCCGAACCGCAGCGGCGCCGCGCACCCTGAGGCAGAAGAGCTATCCCGCCAGAACAATC includes:
- a CDS encoding DUF6884 domain-containing protein, whose protein sequence is MSGTILTVGLVGCASQKLTRPAPARELYVSQLFKKASAYAEATCDRWYVLSARHGLIHPDTVIEPYDMRLGTNHASSPPIHAWAARVREQLALELAGAGEVTLIALAGEQYRTVLHGSPWPSEVPMEGLGIGQQLGWLTEKLNARQGAGSGCRS
- a CDS encoding Ltp family lipoprotein, producing MKKIALMTCTMLLLAGCSSPATETATAAGTSSSTASASPRSSAADAATRASASASAAAKASADAEASAKAKADAEAAAKAKAEADAAAAAQAAAEAEAAAKAKAEAEAAAKAAAGTVSQQSALRSARNYLNVMPFSRPGLIQQLEYEKYSTVDATWAVDRVTVDWNAQAAKAAKNYLDMMGFSRAGLIDQLIYEGYTPEQAQYGVSQTGL
- a CDS encoding type II toxin-antitoxin system Phd/YefM family antitoxin; this translates as MAITASKARAELFPLIEQVNADHTAIEIVSKKGSAVLMSLADYEALEETAYLLRTPANAAHLLESIAQHRAGTATVRELAE
- a CDS encoding DNA methyltransferase, translating into MREEIICGDSREVLRRLADEGVLGSARLIYADPPFNTRRTDRGPFRDHRSDTDWADLLTDVASGAQRLLQEDGSFWLHTNDRQSGLARTVCDQVFGSQSYLGSVVWERTRRPSFRGGHLASTTDQILIYARDRKACRPFTAGVSQAGKRIPLAHRGNPTVTIEFPANSVQFGCADGAYAAGEHSSPGIVAALLQEVTIAGGRNLTPFRFSLPSRYSPAKVEQLIDQGVEWIVPKVPFRPSHISPGGRPKLVNGLWSWQLDAEMPTNEDAYKEQLRFGTPFPFAKPVGLIARIIEIATDPGDLVVDPFGGSGTTAVAAIQKSRSFIVVEEDRNLIAGYIEPRVKRARAASRS
- a CDS encoding cytotoxic translational repressor of toxin-antitoxin stability system: MKNARGKAVTHHATYELVLHDGRTLRTRISRPVDRTTYGPSIWGAILKDQLEVTGDQFWACVNHNQLPDRGAPEMPDEALPLQLVHQLIHTVGIPEARVGAMSKEEAIESLTTYWSTWRPKG
- a CDS encoding Txe/YoeB family addiction module toxin, whose amino-acid sequence is MNEHPLHRQGVAGQRLLNRQRDPFDGIGKPEALKHQLSGYWSRRINDEHRLVYAAEPDQLVIIAARHHY